One Orcinus orca chromosome 7, mOrcOrc1.1, whole genome shotgun sequence genomic window carries:
- the GPC1 gene encoding glypican-1 isoform X2 yields MVEGLRAGGEVAGEHLRICPQGYTCCTSEMEENLANRSRAELETALLDSGRALQATLAAQLRGFDDHFQRLLNDSERALQETFPGAFGELYVQNAKAFRDLYAELRLYYRGANLHLEETLAEFWARLLERLFRQLHPQLLLPDDYLDCLGKQAEPLRPFGEAPRELRLRATRAFVAARAFVQGLGVASDVVRKVAQVPLSPECSRAVMKLVYCAHCLGVPGARPCPDYCRNVLKGCLANQADLDAEWRNLLDSMVLITDKFWGPTGAESVIGGVHLWLAEAISALQDNSDTLTAKVIQGCGNPKVNPQGPEPEEKRRRGKLALPEKPPAGTLQKLVSEAKAQLRDAQDFWISLPGTLCSEKLAMSAASDDRCWNGVAKGRYLPEVMGDGLANQINNPEVEVDITKPDMAIRQQIMQLKITTNRLRGAYNGNDVDFQDASDDGSGSGSGEGCPDDECGRRVGRKSSSSRTPLSHALPGLSEREGQKASATGRPQPCTRLLLLSGVPLVLSAARPRWR; encoded by the exons ATGGTGGAGGGGCTTAGGGCCGGCGGAGAGGTGGCCG gtGAGCACCTGCGGATCTGCCCCCAGGGCTATACCTGCTGCACCAGCGAGATGGAGGAGAACCTGGCCAACCGCAGCCGGGCCGAGCTGGAGACGGCGCTCCTGGACAGCGGCCGGGCCCTGCAGGCCACGCTGGCCGCCCAGCTGCGGGGCTTTGACG ATCACTTCCAGCGCCTGCTGAACGACTCGGAGCGGGCGCTGCAGGAGACCTTCCCGGGCGCCTTCGGGGAGCTGTACGTGCAGAACGCCAAGGCCTTCCGCGACCTGTACGCCGAGCTGCGCCTCTACTATCGCGGCGCCAACCTGCACCTGGAGGAGACGCTGGCCGAGTTCTGGGCCCGCCTGCTCGAGCGCCTCTTCCGGCAGCTGCACCCGCAGCTGCTGCTGCCCGACGACTACCTGGACTGCCTGGGCAAGCAGGCCGAGCCGCTGCGGCCCTTCGGGGAGGCCCCCCGCGAGCTGCGCCTGCGCGCCACCCGCGCCTTCGTGGCGGCGCGCGCCTTCGTGCAGGGCCTGGGCGTGGCTAGCGACGTGGTCCGGAAGGTGGCCCAG GTGCCCCTGAGCCCGGAGTGCTCACGGGCCGTCATGAAGCTGGTGTACTGTGCCCACTGCCTGGGGGTGCCTGGCGCCCGGCCCTGCCCCGACTACTGCCGCAACGTGCTCAAGGGCTGCCTGGCCAACCAGGCTGACCTGGACGCCGAGTGGAGGAACCTTCTGG ACTCCATGGTGCTCATCACAGACAAGTTCTGGGGCCCGACGGGCGCAGAGAGCGTCATCGGCGGCGTGCACTTGTGGCTGGCAGAGGCCATCAGCGCCCTACAGGACAACAGCGACACCCTCACAGCCAAG GTCATCCAGGGCTGCGGGAACCCCAAGGTGAACCCCCAGGGCCCCGAGCCCGAGGAGAAGCGGCGCCGGGGCAAGCTGGCGCTGCCGGAGAAGCCACCCGCGGGCACGCTTCAGAAGCTG GTCTCCGAGGCCAAGGCCCAGCTCCGAGATGCCCAGGACTTCTGGATCAGCCTCCCGGGGACGCTGTGCAGTGAGAAGTTGGCCATGAGCGCGGCCAGCGATGACCGCTGCTGGAATGGGGTGGCCAAGGGTCG GTACCTGCCCGAGGTGATGGGCGACGGCCTGGCCAACCAGATCAACAACCCCGAGGTGGAGGTGGACATCACCAAGCCCGACATGGCCATCCGCCAGCAGATCATGCAGCTGAAGATCACGACCAACCGTCTGCGCGGCGCCTACAACGGCAACGACGTGGACTTCCAGGACGCCA GTGATGACGGCAGCGGCTCAGGCAGCGGCGAGGGCTGCCCCGACGACGAGTGTGGCCGGAGGGTCGGCAGGAAGAGCTCCAGCTCCCGGACGCCCCTGAGCCACGCCCTGCCCGGCCTCTCCGAGCGAGAGGGTCAGAAGGCGTCGGCCACGGGCCGCCCGCAGCCCTGCACACGCCTCCTGCTGCTCTCCGGCGTCCCGCTGGTGCTCTCAGCAGCCAGGCCCCGGTGGCGGTAA
- the GPC1 gene encoding glypican-1 isoform X1 has protein sequence MELRARGWWLLCVAVALAACAHGDPASKSRSCGEVRHIYGTKGFSLSDVPQAEISGEHLRICPQGYTCCTSEMEENLANRSRAELETALLDSGRALQATLAAQLRGFDDHFQRLLNDSERALQETFPGAFGELYVQNAKAFRDLYAELRLYYRGANLHLEETLAEFWARLLERLFRQLHPQLLLPDDYLDCLGKQAEPLRPFGEAPRELRLRATRAFVAARAFVQGLGVASDVVRKVAQVPLSPECSRAVMKLVYCAHCLGVPGARPCPDYCRNVLKGCLANQADLDAEWRNLLDSMVLITDKFWGPTGAESVIGGVHLWLAEAISALQDNSDTLTAKVIQGCGNPKVNPQGPEPEEKRRRGKLALPEKPPAGTLQKLVSEAKAQLRDAQDFWISLPGTLCSEKLAMSAASDDRCWNGVAKGRYLPEVMGDGLANQINNPEVEVDITKPDMAIRQQIMQLKITTNRLRGAYNGNDVDFQDASDDGSGSGSGEGCPDDECGRRVGRKSSSSRTPLSHALPGLSEREGQKASATGRPQPCTRLLLLSGVPLVLSAARPRWR, from the exons gtGAGCACCTGCGGATCTGCCCCCAGGGCTATACCTGCTGCACCAGCGAGATGGAGGAGAACCTGGCCAACCGCAGCCGGGCCGAGCTGGAGACGGCGCTCCTGGACAGCGGCCGGGCCCTGCAGGCCACGCTGGCCGCCCAGCTGCGGGGCTTTGACG ATCACTTCCAGCGCCTGCTGAACGACTCGGAGCGGGCGCTGCAGGAGACCTTCCCGGGCGCCTTCGGGGAGCTGTACGTGCAGAACGCCAAGGCCTTCCGCGACCTGTACGCCGAGCTGCGCCTCTACTATCGCGGCGCCAACCTGCACCTGGAGGAGACGCTGGCCGAGTTCTGGGCCCGCCTGCTCGAGCGCCTCTTCCGGCAGCTGCACCCGCAGCTGCTGCTGCCCGACGACTACCTGGACTGCCTGGGCAAGCAGGCCGAGCCGCTGCGGCCCTTCGGGGAGGCCCCCCGCGAGCTGCGCCTGCGCGCCACCCGCGCCTTCGTGGCGGCGCGCGCCTTCGTGCAGGGCCTGGGCGTGGCTAGCGACGTGGTCCGGAAGGTGGCCCAG GTGCCCCTGAGCCCGGAGTGCTCACGGGCCGTCATGAAGCTGGTGTACTGTGCCCACTGCCTGGGGGTGCCTGGCGCCCGGCCCTGCCCCGACTACTGCCGCAACGTGCTCAAGGGCTGCCTGGCCAACCAGGCTGACCTGGACGCCGAGTGGAGGAACCTTCTGG ACTCCATGGTGCTCATCACAGACAAGTTCTGGGGCCCGACGGGCGCAGAGAGCGTCATCGGCGGCGTGCACTTGTGGCTGGCAGAGGCCATCAGCGCCCTACAGGACAACAGCGACACCCTCACAGCCAAG GTCATCCAGGGCTGCGGGAACCCCAAGGTGAACCCCCAGGGCCCCGAGCCCGAGGAGAAGCGGCGCCGGGGCAAGCTGGCGCTGCCGGAGAAGCCACCCGCGGGCACGCTTCAGAAGCTG GTCTCCGAGGCCAAGGCCCAGCTCCGAGATGCCCAGGACTTCTGGATCAGCCTCCCGGGGACGCTGTGCAGTGAGAAGTTGGCCATGAGCGCGGCCAGCGATGACCGCTGCTGGAATGGGGTGGCCAAGGGTCG GTACCTGCCCGAGGTGATGGGCGACGGCCTGGCCAACCAGATCAACAACCCCGAGGTGGAGGTGGACATCACCAAGCCCGACATGGCCATCCGCCAGCAGATCATGCAGCTGAAGATCACGACCAACCGTCTGCGCGGCGCCTACAACGGCAACGACGTGGACTTCCAGGACGCCA GTGATGACGGCAGCGGCTCAGGCAGCGGCGAGGGCTGCCCCGACGACGAGTGTGGCCGGAGGGTCGGCAGGAAGAGCTCCAGCTCCCGGACGCCCCTGAGCCACGCCCTGCCCGGCCTCTCCGAGCGAGAGGGTCAGAAGGCGTCGGCCACGGGCCGCCCGCAGCCCTGCACACGCCTCCTGCTGCTCTCCGGCGTCCCGCTGGTGCTCTCAGCAGCCAGGCCCCGGTGGCGGTAA
- the GPC1 gene encoding glypican-1 isoform X3 produces MEENLANRSRAELETALLDSGRALQATLAAQLRGFDDHFQRLLNDSERALQETFPGAFGELYVQNAKAFRDLYAELRLYYRGANLHLEETLAEFWARLLERLFRQLHPQLLLPDDYLDCLGKQAEPLRPFGEAPRELRLRATRAFVAARAFVQGLGVASDVVRKVAQVPLSPECSRAVMKLVYCAHCLGVPGARPCPDYCRNVLKGCLANQADLDAEWRNLLDSMVLITDKFWGPTGAESVIGGVHLWLAEAISALQDNSDTLTAKVIQGCGNPKVNPQGPEPEEKRRRGKLALPEKPPAGTLQKLVSEAKAQLRDAQDFWISLPGTLCSEKLAMSAASDDRCWNGVAKGRYLPEVMGDGLANQINNPEVEVDITKPDMAIRQQIMQLKITTNRLRGAYNGNDVDFQDASDDGSGSGSGEGCPDDECGRRVGRKSSSSRTPLSHALPGLSEREGQKASATGRPQPCTRLLLLSGVPLVLSAARPRWR; encoded by the exons ATGGAGGAGAACCTGGCCAACCGCAGCCGGGCCGAGCTGGAGACGGCGCTCCTGGACAGCGGCCGGGCCCTGCAGGCCACGCTGGCCGCCCAGCTGCGGGGCTTTGACG ATCACTTCCAGCGCCTGCTGAACGACTCGGAGCGGGCGCTGCAGGAGACCTTCCCGGGCGCCTTCGGGGAGCTGTACGTGCAGAACGCCAAGGCCTTCCGCGACCTGTACGCCGAGCTGCGCCTCTACTATCGCGGCGCCAACCTGCACCTGGAGGAGACGCTGGCCGAGTTCTGGGCCCGCCTGCTCGAGCGCCTCTTCCGGCAGCTGCACCCGCAGCTGCTGCTGCCCGACGACTACCTGGACTGCCTGGGCAAGCAGGCCGAGCCGCTGCGGCCCTTCGGGGAGGCCCCCCGCGAGCTGCGCCTGCGCGCCACCCGCGCCTTCGTGGCGGCGCGCGCCTTCGTGCAGGGCCTGGGCGTGGCTAGCGACGTGGTCCGGAAGGTGGCCCAG GTGCCCCTGAGCCCGGAGTGCTCACGGGCCGTCATGAAGCTGGTGTACTGTGCCCACTGCCTGGGGGTGCCTGGCGCCCGGCCCTGCCCCGACTACTGCCGCAACGTGCTCAAGGGCTGCCTGGCCAACCAGGCTGACCTGGACGCCGAGTGGAGGAACCTTCTGG ACTCCATGGTGCTCATCACAGACAAGTTCTGGGGCCCGACGGGCGCAGAGAGCGTCATCGGCGGCGTGCACTTGTGGCTGGCAGAGGCCATCAGCGCCCTACAGGACAACAGCGACACCCTCACAGCCAAG GTCATCCAGGGCTGCGGGAACCCCAAGGTGAACCCCCAGGGCCCCGAGCCCGAGGAGAAGCGGCGCCGGGGCAAGCTGGCGCTGCCGGAGAAGCCACCCGCGGGCACGCTTCAGAAGCTG GTCTCCGAGGCCAAGGCCCAGCTCCGAGATGCCCAGGACTTCTGGATCAGCCTCCCGGGGACGCTGTGCAGTGAGAAGTTGGCCATGAGCGCGGCCAGCGATGACCGCTGCTGGAATGGGGTGGCCAAGGGTCG GTACCTGCCCGAGGTGATGGGCGACGGCCTGGCCAACCAGATCAACAACCCCGAGGTGGAGGTGGACATCACCAAGCCCGACATGGCCATCCGCCAGCAGATCATGCAGCTGAAGATCACGACCAACCGTCTGCGCGGCGCCTACAACGGCAACGACGTGGACTTCCAGGACGCCA GTGATGACGGCAGCGGCTCAGGCAGCGGCGAGGGCTGCCCCGACGACGAGTGTGGCCGGAGGGTCGGCAGGAAGAGCTCCAGCTCCCGGACGCCCCTGAGCCACGCCCTGCCCGGCCTCTCCGAGCGAGAGGGTCAGAAGGCGTCGGCCACGGGCCGCCCGCAGCCCTGCACACGCCTCCTGCTGCTCTCCGGCGTCCCGCTGGTGCTCTCAGCAGCCAGGCCCCGGTGGCGGTAA